The Hippoglossus hippoglossus isolate fHipHip1 chromosome 2, fHipHip1.pri, whole genome shotgun sequence DNA segment AAGGTTAATCACAATTCTGATGAAAGATTTAACAATGAGGCCAAAGTTTGCTTCTGCAGGATTGAGGGGAGAGGAGTGCGTTACCTTGTGTTGCCATTCTGAAGCCtcatcttctttcttcctcttggCATCTTCCAGGAGAGCAATCTTGGCTGTGAATTCTGCCAGTTCAGCAGCCTGGGATCAAACATACATCAAACAGTCAGTGTCTGCTTGTAGAAGAATGGACTTCACTGTCTATTAAAGAGGCTTGTGTGCACAAAAATGTATACAGCCTGAAATTGCTCGCAGCATCAGTCAAACAAACACGCACCAGTTGCTCCTGGTTCTTCAGCTGGTCTGCGGCCTGTTTGGCCAGCTCCCCCTTCGCCTCCTCGGCcattgtcctctctctctccagcctctccgcctcctccctcgctctccttctctcctgctccagctccagggCCCGGCGAGTCTGCTCCTCGAGCTCTGtgggaacaaacacaaaaacagttcAAACAAAGAGGGACGGCTTCAACCAAATTTTCAGTTCAACAGACACAACTGATCTTGCAGCCCAAGAGAGATGCTCTGATTTGATAgacagagggaggtgagggggaggCCGCACTGATAAGTGAACAGATCGATAAGTAAGAAAACCAAATACCTTTCTGAGCTCTCATCGTCTGCTCCTCAATGTGTCTTAGCCGCTCCATGAGCTCATCTTTCTCACGCTCtatcttctccttttctttctccgcATGCTCTCGCTTCTTTTTCTCATTCTCCAGCTGGgccctggaaaaaaaaaacaacacgtttATTAATTGAATGTTAAAGCAAGCACTTTTTTAACGCCATAAAATGACCACATACTCCTGCCTCAGAGCAGGCGTGTAAAAAAGGAAGACAGCCCTCTGGTGGAGAAGCATTATAATTGATATTTACAAGCAGCATACTTGGAGTAAACAGTTGCTACATCGCTTAAAACCTTGGTCTGATAGGATTTGCtatcaatttaatttacaatagTTAAGAGGAAATATTTGTGCATGGTGTATATGGTGTTTTCAGTACCTCTCCATTTGTTTGTGGTGCTTCTCCTCCCGGGCCTGAGCCTTCATCTGTTGCACCTCGATGGTGTCGGgctttctcctcctcatgtACAACTCGTGGTTTCCCATACACAACGCCAAGATTCGCTTGTTGATGCGCAGTCGCGGGGcataaaacacaaagtcctACAAGGgtaagaaaagagagaagcagaagaTTTATACTTAACTGTAAAGCAGGACATGTTCTGAGGACACTTTTGATGAATTTCACACTCACAGGCGCTTTCTTGTCGATAGGTTTGATGACGAACTTCTTGTCGTTGAAAGAGATGTTTCGAATCTCGCTCCAGGGGAAGCCGATCTTTGGTGtcaacctgaaaacaaaaaaacatgctttATAAAACTTGGCCAGCAGATGGTGCCCAGCATGGACAAACTGACTAACATGAAATTATCAGACTGGATTTTTCAGGCTGCATCAGTGAAATTGGAAAgaatgacaggaaacagaagGTGGATGAAACTCTAAATATCCTCTCCTGCCAAAATTTGACAGGATACCTGTAGTTCTCTGATCAGAAAGGAACAGGTCTCTGTTGTCACCTGGGCGAGGGAAAAAGGATGGCAGCTGTGATGACCCCAGATAACAGACAGGAAGGCCaaggcagagagacagtgagaggaaaTGCTACAAGAGTTCTGATTATATCTATACTTTCCTCTACGAAAGGGGAAACGAAAATCTGACCAGGAAAGACTCTTCAGTTCCTTTCTCCACCTCAGCCTCATTTTTCACTTCTAAAAATATTGTCCTCTAGACTATTGTACACTTGTGAGTCCTCGCCCAATGTTTATGTTGATATCAAACAAAGAATTTCTCCAGAATGATAGAGCAGTTATTTTGTGAGTACACCTgacaaatctgtgtgtttttgtgccttACTTGTCTTCATGCTCATAGATGTTGAGGCCGAGAGCATCCACGCCCAACCACAGCTGTGTGCccttcttgtttttaatctcaAAGTAGTTGACGCCGTACATCTCCAGGTCCTGGGCGATTTTAAGATACTCCATCATCGAGTCCTCTCTAAcgaagaggaaacacagagggtCATGAGTTATGCTTTTAGAAATATTATCATAGCTGTGAAAGAGaaattcatttacatttttaaaatacaattacatCCCAGGGTATGTCGACACACTCCTCGTCCTAACAAGTACACAcagaaagatttttttctttatctccttcaatttaacacacacacctgagcatTCCTCTGTGTTCTTCATGCCAAGTCTGTATCCGGTCCTCCCACTGCTCCTTGGTCAGCTTGTGTTGCTCCAGgactctgcacacaaacagacacacacagccacaatgAAATGACTTTCGCCTGAAGGAATGTCGATCGGCACAGAATTGTTTCCTCCGGAGGAAATCATACAAGATCCTACCAGGGAATGAGACGCATTCCAGGGTTTGTgtgatgtagtgtgtgtgtgtgtgtgtgtgtgtgggaactGAGCGGACGCCTCCCACAGTAGGTGGCCGTTTGGTCACTCATGTTCAGAGCGGTTTGTGAGATGTTTGTACCTCTGAGGCAGCAGTCTGTCATGGGTAAGGTAGCCAGGCTTGTGGGCATCTTTGTTGTAGTCTCCATACTTGGTCTGGACGGCGTATGATGCCAGTAACACCGCAGTCTCTGGGGGACAATAGTTCTCATCATTCAGGATGGCCTCCTTCACCTGGCAGAACGGGGAGGACGTAAAATAGTTAATAATAGTTTTCAAGTTTTCAAATAGCACCAAAAAATTCACTACATCTAGTTGAAAACTTGATCAGTGGTTTGTTACCTGAAGAAAGAAGAGTCTCTGGGTGATCTCCTGGATGAGCTCCTCCGACACATCCTCAGGGAAGAATTTGGCTCTGAACTTAAACTGCAGGGGGTTCTCCTTCTTCACATCCTGCTGGGTCacctaaaaaacaacaacaacagtgtcaTTATTCATCCATCGCTCACTCACatcatgtttgtgtcacagcTACATCTTAGTGTCCAGGTAGAATGAACACATCAGCTTGTAAATAATCATTTTTGAGCACAATTGGTTACTATAGACTATCATGCTTTTGCAGTAATGACTAATCTGCTGAGATTGTTTAATAACCTCATTTCGGGTtgctttaaatatgtttatctTTTGTGCTTATGTTTAAGAAATGCATCTGCCTCAAAAACGTAGCATTGTTTGAGCTAAAATCCATCACAAAAGTACATTAAGTAACTGTAATTAACAAGCACATTCACCACAAGACACTTCTGTAATGTGCGTCGTCTGACATATGTTAGTGGTACgtacacaagcagacagacagagacacagaaaactGTTGAGGGGGATTTTCTGTCACGCATTCTcggaaacacacagacacactgtaatAGCAGAGGTTTAGGCCGGAGGGTATGTTGCCCTGAATGAGAGAGGAGGGCTGTTGAAAGAGAACATCCGAGGCTCCAAACCACAGCACAACTTCCAGACAAATCCCAAACAGACACTGACAAACAGATCAAGATTGAATCATGGCAAAGAGTTaagaagagaaggaggcagagagatggaagaaggaagaaagaacagctacaaactgtttattttgatGTGATGTGACACTCACCTTCTTATTGAGTTTGAGCCAGGTGCTGTAGCCTTTACTGTCCACATACTGTAGACCGAAGAACCAGACCTCCCGCAGACCCACTGTCTTCACCACCTgagatcaaaacaaaaagaaatacattGCTACAGCTTGTTTAAGGATCATTTTAAACTCAGCTGTTCAGTGTAGACAGACAGGAAATGGATGGAAAGAAAGACGGTGACATGCCACAGAGGTGGGGTTCTTTCAATAGGGTGTTGTCATATAATAGTATATTTATCTTATCAATACAGTGCAGCTCATCACCTTATCACTGCTGTGAAAGTTTCTAAAACTGGCTGACAATTACATTCCCATCAGGTAAAATGTGTGCACAACTTGTTTGGGTAAATCTTCTGATTCACTGAATTATATCAATGGATGTAGGATGAGGGTAAAGTGGGACGTGGAGGATTAAACTCTGCAGATATAAAAAAGGAAGTCAGTTGTGTCACTCGTGCACACCTGGTCGAAGAGCTGTTTCCCTGTGGTGTTGGGCTGGATGGCAAACTCCAGCTCTGCATCCATGGTGGTGACCCGGACGTTGAtctagaaaacaaacacagcaagaAGTTAAACTTGTTGCATTATTAATacaaggattttattttcaaatattagaTAGAGCAGCGACACCCGACTCTTCTCATTTCTAAAGTCCCAATATAATTTGCTTACCAAACAACTTTTGGTAAACTGCATGTTTTGGTGGAAAATCTTGTTTTTccataaatataaaagaattaTACTTTTGTCACAAATTTCTGTAGTATTTTCTCAAACAAAAACCACTAAACAAAGAAACCCTATAATTCCAAATGAGAAACAGTGAGTGCTTTCTGAAATTGTCTGTTATGGGATGAATTGTTTTTCGGTCGAGCAACAATCTGCCAGAAAATTACAGAATTCCTACAGAGATTAATGACAGCTTATTGCACAATTTCTCAATTTGTGTCAACCATAACCCAAATTTAGTGAAGCCACTGTAAACTCTGGTCTCTCCCTTTCATTTTCCATCCTGCACTGCCAGGGAGAGCAAACCCCACCTCTCCAGGCAGCCTACAACTGCAGGGCCTCTGCTGGGGCGGAGCGGGAGATAAAACTCAGGCATTGGCTGTGCCCTGTTTAGCAGCACTGGCGGCGCGCCTAGCAGCGGCTCATGGCACGGAGCAGAGCGGGGCCGACCTCTGAAGCATCTCACATCCTTCCTCCCACGactacatacacacagaggCCGAATGTTGCCTCGCTGGTGATTAACAACTCGAGAAGAGACGGAGGGAAACGTGCATGGTACAGATGAAGGTGAGAAaatgagaggcagagagcaaaataataaagtaaagcAAGAGATGATCTCGGGTGTATTCCCTTTGAGATTAAGTTACAGCGAGGTTGCTGTAGATGGGCCAACCGTGCAAAAATCaagggaaaggaaaagggacACAGACGGAGCCTTTCCTTTTCAGTTCTACACAAAACCTCAGGAACGCTTACTTTGCATTTCTCTCAGTGCCTCTCTCATTTTTTTCACCGTCTCTCCGGCCTTCATCTCTCCGTTTCTCAGGCAATGAATAATCCATGGAACTTGTGTCTATACAGCACATAGCTGGACTCCCACACCACACAGCTCCCACCACAATGTATCTGCCTGTCTAACTCTCATTAATTAGCCATGAAAAgttgcagcactttctccacACTGTAGACATCTTGCATGAACATCTCCAACTAACTACACTTAAAAAGccacatcagcaaaataacctGTCCACGGTTCACTGGAAGATTAATTAGTATTTTGTGCTTGTTTCAAAAAGAAGCTGCCTCACTGACTTCCTGAGACAGGAGCAGTTATGGAGAGTGGAGTGTTGAGCTGGGGTTTCTAAGTGACCGGCCTTGAATGTCTCTtgccctgtgtttgtgtggggcCCGCCTGCCATCAGCCATCAGCTGTGAAAGAGCCGGCCCTTTGTGCTGCTTGCGAGTACGTGTCTCTGGCAAAACGTAGCCAGAGCGCAGAGAGGTGGAATCCTGTGTGGACCAGACGGTTAGTTAatcctctctcctgcagagagaCGGGGAGGAGAAGAGCGACAACAACATGCCGGGGCGCTGACACACACGGACAACTGAGAAGTCTCAAAGGAGCAACTTTTGCAAGCCTGTCCTTATGTGACATTTGTCCCTCTGGTGACACAAGACACACTGACTGGGCAACAAGACAGTTCCTAAGAGGATCTCTTTTGAAATCATTAGGTTACAGTTAAACCAGCAGACACATTTCAGAAGTTTCTTGTTTGCTTAAGCAGGTCAAAGCATGTGTTTTACCCACAAACTTAGGTGTGCTTAATGCTGCCCTGTCATATAAAGAGTTTGAGTCATGATTTCAACTGACGTGTCTCAACAGTTCCTCAAAACAAGAAGGAAACCATAAAACTAATATGATATCATGTTGTATTCAGATCGACTGTCTTATCCACCATTTAACTTGCAGATATCCACATAATACAAAAGAATGGCAGCATTTCATTTTTGACACAGTCACCTCCTGCAGCCATGACCCACAACACCGAGCGGCCATCCAGTCACTACACTAACAGGTAGCTAGACAGAAAAAGTGTCAAGGAAGTTCTTATTGGGAATCAGGAAGCAGACACATAAGTGCACAAggataaaaatattaaagagtAGAAGTTAGTTTATTTATCTAAAATTCTGGATTATGTTATTCTGACTTGAACTATCATTTTGCCTCATTTCAGCTGCTCGCCAATTGCATTAACCAGTGAGTTTTCCCAAGCTACAGTTGTGGTTGGCTTGACAATCTACAATGCTTTCTGAAGTTGTAGTGAGTATAACTACAGACTTTATAATACCACTCAAGACTTCTAAGTGACACAATAAGTCAGGGTAGCAAAGTAAAATTCCAAAAAGTATATCAGAGACTGCAAATTGTGTCAAAATCAGTGGCTGGATCATTTAAATTGCCTGTATTTTGCATTCTTAGTGTCATTTTGCCACGTTTCTAAATCCCCCTCTCCATTTCAGTTGGGAAGAGGAGTTCTCACTCAGACAGGCCCCTTGTTAAATGTGCAGCTGTTTAGTTCCTGTAAGCTGTTTAGAGGAGCTTTGCAGAGCGAGGCCttaagagagagacacacacacacacacttcaatcaGTAGAGCTGCTAATCTGTCCTGCTGGGCTCTgagcagctgtctgtctctccgaTTAACCCCCCTGCAGGGTGAGGCAGGCCTCTGAGGGCGGGGGAATGAAAGGGGGagtgagaggagacgaggatTCACCACAAGCTACAGACACAAACTCATCTTTTAGGAAACTGGAAAGTTTTGCAGCCTGTTGTATAAACAGCATTTGAAACACTTGAAGAGATTTTACAAGA contains these protein-coding regions:
- the LOC117776465 gene encoding radixin-like; the protein is MPKPINVRVTTMDAELEFAIQPNTTGKQLFDQVVKTVGLREVWFFGLQYVDSKGYSTWLKLNKKVTQQDVKKENPLQFKFRAKFFPEDVSEELIQEITQRLFFLQVKEAILNDENYCPPETAVLLASYAVQTKYGDYNKDAHKPGYLTHDRLLPQRVLEQHKLTKEQWEDRIQTWHEEHRGMLREDSMMEYLKIAQDLEMYGVNYFEIKNKKGTQLWLGVDALGLNIYEHEDKLTPKIGFPWSEIRNISFNDKKFVIKPIDKKAPDFVFYAPRLRINKRILALCMGNHELYMRRRKPDTIEVQQMKAQAREEKHHKQMERAQLENEKKKREHAEKEKEKIEREKDELMERLRHIEEQTMRAQKELEEQTRRALELEQERRRAREEAERLERERTMAEEAKGELAKQAADQLKNQEQLAAELAEFTAKIALLEDAKRKKEDEASEWQHKALSAQDDLEKTKEELKTAMTIMPAAPGGNAESEHDEQDENHAEASAELSNEGVSEIDLRSEEARVTEAQKNERVKQQLQTLSSELAEARDETKKTQNDVLHAENVKAGRDKYKTLRQIRSGNTKQRIDEFESM